The window AAGTAGAGCGAGTGCTAAAATTTCCCGGTGCTTGGTATCAAGTTGGAGACTTTCAAATTCACTTGATTGTTGCTTCAGATATTCCCTCAGCTCAAATCAATTCTGAAAAATTGGGACGCAGCGGGCACATCGCTTTCTCAGTTACTAATTTAGAAGCTGCGAAAGAGGGGTTAATCGCTCATGGATGCTCAATCCAAATGAGTGCATCCGGTCGCGCTGCTTTATTTACTCAAGATCCAGATGGTAACATAATTGAGCTGAGCGAGTGAACGGTGCCGGCATGAGATAATAAACAATCAGTCAAAAACCTCACATTTTACTAATGTTATGGTTCGAGCCATTCCAGCTAGTAATCTTTTCCTGGAATATTTGCAAGAAAAGTTCAATCTACAACGCACTTATAATGACCAATTTTTTACAGAATGGTCAACGAATTTACCGGAACTTTCTAATCTAGAAAAACAAACTTTAGATCGGGTTAAGAGCAATTATTTGCACTTGACTGAGAGTCGCCCTATGATAGAAAGCCTCGTGCAAATGGTGGTGCTATCGCCGCTGCTGGATCTAGCCGGCTTTTACCAACCTCCTTTTAAAGTCGAAGCAGAAGTGCCGGTGCAAATCTCTATTGAGGATGAAGACGAAGTTGTTCAGGGACGCATTGATGTTTTAATGTTGCGAAATCAATTGTGGTTACTCGCCATCGAATCTAAACGCGGTGGCTTATCCCTTGAACCGGCAATGCCACAAGCATTGGCTTATATGCTGGCTAACCCCGCCACAGAAAAACCCGCCTTTGGATTTATCACAAATGGCAGTAATTTTATTTTCTTAAAACTGTCTAAGCAAGGAACACCCCAATATGCCTATTCCTATGAATTCACGCTTCGACGAGGAAATGAAGATTTCTACAACGTCCTAAGCATTTTAAAGCGATTGGGTCAATTAATCTTGCAATGAAAATCATTGCTTATTCTTACACCGATCCTTTGTTTGAACCGGCACCTGATCGCTTTATCTGGGGTTGGGAAGTAGATCGCGTTTATCAAGACTTAGGCGAACGGGCACAACTTCAGCAACTTTTACAAGATTGCCAAACCGAAACCCCTGACTATTTATTAATTCGACGTTTAGAAGAATTGGGTGATTCAGTGCAGGATGTATGCCATCACCTTTCTGAAATTGAATCTTTGGGCATCAAATTGATTGCCACCAACTCAGAAATACAAACTCAGGACTTAGAACTTAAAAAAGCAGCCTTACTCCAACTGCTTAATGAAATCCAGCAAAATCAGCGTAGCCGGCGCATTCGTCAAGGACACGCCCGCAATCGCATTAAAGCCTTGCCACCTCCCGGTAAAGCCCCCTACGGATACCGCAGAGGTAAAGATCGCTACGCCCTTGATCGCAGTGCCGCGCCGGTGGTTAAAGACTTTTTTGAACAGTTTCTTCTCTATGGTTCCTTGCGCGGTGCTGTGCGCTATTTAGAGCAAAAACACGGTAAAAAAATCTCGGTTTCTACAGGCCGGCAGTGGCTAACAAATCCTGTTTATCGGGGCGATTTAGAATATCAAAATGGCGAAGTTATTTCTAACACCCACGTCCCAATTATTTCACGGGAAGAAGCTGCCCAAGTCGAGCGAATTTTGCGCCGCAACCGGCGGATGCCTCCCCGTACCGCCAGTGCTCCCCGTTCCCTCTCCGGCTTGGTTGTATGCGGGGAATGCCACTCATCAATGACAGTGTCTCGCGTTACCACCTTTCGCAAAGATCGGGAATATCTCTATCTGCGCCCCACCGCCTGCCCTAAACAACCCAAATGTAAAGCCATTCCTTATGAGCAAGTTTTAGAGCAAACAATTGAGGGAATTTGTCGGGATTTACCCCGTGCAGTTGCCGGCATCAATATGCCAGATATGGATAAAATCAAAAGTGGAATTGCCGGCACCATTGCAACTAAGCAAGACATCCTTTCTCAACTTCCCAACCTCACTGCCACCGGCATTCTCGACACAGAAACCGCAGAATTACGTGCCTACAAACTCCGCACAGAAATTTCCGAACTGCAAAGCCGGCTAGCTCAACTGCCGCCAGTGAATTTACGCGAGATTGCCCAAGCTGTTTCTATCCCGCAATTTTGGCTAGATTTATCAGAATCAGAGCGTCGATTTTACTTCCGAGAATTTATCCGTCAAATAGAAATTAGTCGCCACGAATCAACTTTGCATCTGCAACTTCTTTTCATCTTTTAACGTTTTTTTTTCACTAATTAATGATTAAGGATCGTTCCTCAGCCTCGCGTCTGTTAGACTGATACACCGGCAGCTCTACAATAAAAGTTGTCCCTTCACCCAATGTTGAAAAACAATAAATATTGCCGCCGTGAGTTTCCGTGACAATTTGGTGAGAAATAGATAATCCCAATCCCGTGCCAACGCCTATCGGTTTCGTCGTGAAAAACGGCTCAAATACACGGGTTTTCACTTCCGGATTAATCCCCAGCCCATTATCAGAAATACTGATCGAAATTCGGTCGGCACCCACCAGTTGTGTAGCAATCGCAATTTGCTTTTTGTTAGAAGCGCCGGCAGCAATTTCTTCATCCGACTGCCCATTTTTTGCCTCTTTTGCTAACAACGCATCAATCGCATTGCTGAGAAGATTCATAAACACCTGACTCAACTGGTTAATGTGGCACTCCACCGGCGGCAGTTCGCCGTATTGCCGTACAATTTCAATTTTTTGTTTGTAACGGTTGTGCAGCATTACCAGCGTACTTTCAATGCCGGAATTTATATCCGCTTCTTTCATCTGGCATTCGTCGAGGCGATAGAAATTGCGTAAGTTGAGAACCAATTCTCGAATTCTTTCCGCACCCAGCTTCATCGACTCCACAATACGCGGCAAATCTTCTAGAACATAATCTAGTTCCACCTCTAAAAGTACATCCTCAACCGCAGCATTTATTTGATAAGCCGACTGGTAAACGTCTATTACCTTTAACAGCGCTTCTATATGCTCCTCTACATACGGTAAATTCCCGTAAATAAAGTTAATCGGGTTATTGATTTCATGAGAAATACCGGCAACCATCTGACCCAGCATCGACATCTTTTCCATCTGAACCAGATGCTCCTGCATCTGCTTCATTTGTGTCATGGCTTCTTTAAGGCGCAAGTCTTTACGCTGCACTTGCCGGCTCAATTCAGCAACCTTTTGCTCCAGTTCGGCATTACGTTGCTCTAGATGTTTAGTTAACTCGTCCATTTCCCCAGCCCCCATCCTTAGATTGATACAAAGCA of the Microcoleus sp. FACHB-68 genome contains:
- a CDS encoding recombinase family protein is translated as MKIIAYSYTDPLFEPAPDRFIWGWEVDRVYQDLGERAQLQQLLQDCQTETPDYLLIRRLEELGDSVQDVCHHLSEIESLGIKLIATNSEIQTQDLELKKAALLQLLNEIQQNQRSRRIRQGHARNRIKALPPPGKAPYGYRRGKDRYALDRSAAPVVKDFFEQFLLYGSLRGAVRYLEQKHGKKISVSTGRQWLTNPVYRGDLEYQNGEVISNTHVPIISREEAAQVERILRRNRRMPPRTASAPRSLSGLVVCGECHSSMTVSRVTTFRKDREYLYLRPTACPKQPKCKAIPYEQVLEQTIEGICRDLPRAVAGINMPDMDKIKSGIAGTIATKQDILSQLPNLTATGILDTETAELRAYKLRTEISELQSRLAQLPPVNLREIAQAVSIPQFWLDLSESERRFYFREFIRQIEISRHESTLHLQLLFIF
- a CDS encoding VOC family protein — translated: MEITQCLHAAIIVSELERAEHFYGIVLGLSKVERVLKFPGAWYQVGDFQIHLIVASDIPSAQINSEKLGRSGHIAFSVTNLEAAKEGLIAHGCSIQMSASGRAALFTQDPDGNIIELSE
- a CDS encoding ATP-binding protein — translated: MDELTKHLEQRNAELEQKVAELSRQVQRKDLRLKEAMTQMKQMQEHLVQMEKMSMLGQMVAGISHEINNPINFIYGNLPYVEEHIEALLKVIDVYQSAYQINAAVEDVLLEVELDYVLEDLPRIVESMKLGAERIRELVLNLRNFYRLDECQMKEADINSGIESTLVMLHNRYKQKIEIVRQYGELPPVECHINQLSQVFMNLLSNAIDALLAKEAKNGQSDEEIAAGASNKKQIAIATQLVGADRISISISDNGLGINPEVKTRVFEPFFTTKPIGVGTGLGLSISHQIVTETHGGNIYCFSTLGEGTTFIVELPVYQSNRREAEERSLIIN
- a CDS encoding type I restriction endonuclease; this encodes MVRAIPASNLFLEYLQEKFNLQRTYNDQFFTEWSTNLPELSNLEKQTLDRVKSNYLHLTESRPMIESLVQMVVLSPLLDLAGFYQPPFKVEAEVPVQISIEDEDEVVQGRIDVLMLRNQLWLLAIESKRGGLSLEPAMPQALAYMLANPATEKPAFGFITNGSNFIFLKLSKQGTPQYAYSYEFTLRRGNEDFYNVLSILKRLGQLILQ